The nucleotide sequence GCACGACCACACCAAGCTTGCCCACGCGATCCTGCAACTGTACCATTCCACCAGGGAGACCAGGGTCGAAGAGTTCGGCAGCCCCGTCCTCGTGGACTAGCCCCCGCACCCGGCAAAGGACGCTTCCGCGCATGCTCCTCGCGCTCAGTCTTTTCCATACACTGAACATCGCCCAGCTTGTCGTCGCGATCGCCCTCTCGATCGTGCTGGTGTTGCAGGCCAAGGGTTCCGGCTTCGGCGCCGGGCTTGGCGGCTCGACCTCCGTCTTCCGTACCCGGCGCGGCGTGGAAAAGACGCTCTTCCAGCTCACGATCGTGCTGGTGATCATCTTCGTGGGCGTCTCGATCCTCAGCGTGCGCGCCGCGCAGTAGCGACGCGGCGGCCCGGTCGTCCGGGGGTACCCGCGTGAGCGCCAGCCGGCGGCAAGCAGCGATCAGCACCTGGGCCTGGTTGAAGCGCTTTCGCCGGCCGGGCGTCTGGCCGCTGGCACTGCTCGTCGCCGGGCTGCCGCTGCTGCTGGCGGGCTGGACCGCCGCCGCCGCCGCCCGTTCCGGCAGCCTGCCCGCAGAAGGCGGCACGCTGACCGAAGGCGTCGTCGGTCCGGCGCCGCGCACGATCAACCCGCTCTTCTCCGACAGTCCCAGCGAACGCGACCTCGCCGCGCTCGTCTTCTCCGGCCTCACGCGGCCAGGTCCGGACGGCAATCCGCAGCCCGACCTGGCGGAAAGCTGGGTGGTTTCGACCGACGCCACCAGCTTCACCTTTGTCCTGCGCCGCAACGTGCTCTGGCAGGACGGCAAGCCCGTCACCGCCGAAGACGTACTGTTCACGCAGCAGGCGTTCTCCGCGCCGGGTGTGAAGGCCGATCCGTCGATGGCTGAGGTCTGGCGCCGCGCTCGCGTGCAGGTGCGCGACCTGTATACCGTGACCTTCCAGTTCGACGCCTCGTTTTCACCCTTCCTCGCCTACAGCTCCGCCGGCATCCTGCCGAGCCACATCCTCGGCGGTGACACACCCCAGCAGTTGATCAACGACCCTTTCAACCAGCATCCGATCGGCACCGGACCTTTCAAGCTCACCGCCCTCTCCGCCGGCGGTGCGAAGCTGCGGCGCAACGATGCCTACTACCTGGCGCCGCCGTACTTGAAAGGCATCGCGCTGCGCTTCCTGCCGGACGGCGGCTCGCTGCTGCAGGCGCTCGAGCAGAAGCGTCTCGACAGCGGCCTGCTGCCGCCGCCGTTGCTGCCCGAGGATCTCGACCGCCTGCGTGCGTCGGGTAAGACCTTGATCGGCGGCCTGCGCCCGGCGTACAGCCTGGTCTACCTCAACCTCAACAGCGCCCAGTTCCAGGATCCGGTCGTGCGCCGCGCCCTGAGCATGGCGACCGACCGCAACACCCTGACGCAGGCGATCATGGACGGGCAGGCGACGCCGGCAGACGCGCCGCTGCCGCCCGGCACCTGGGCCGGGGCGGACACCAGCGGCACGGCAGATGTGAACGGCGCCAGGGCCCTCCTGCAGGCGGCCGGCTGGCAACCCGGCCCCGACGGCGTGCTGCAACAGAAAGGGATCACCCTTAGCTTCGCGCTGCAAACGACGAACGACTCGCAGCGCACGGCGCTGGCCAACGAGCTGGCGCGCGAGTGGCGTGCGATCGGCGTCGAGGCGCGCGTGCAAACGCTGGCCGAAGGCGACTTGCTGCAAAACGTGCTGCTGCCGCATAAGTACGAGGCCGTGCTCTACGGCTGGGATCCCGGCCCCGACCCGGACCCCTTCCCAGCCTGGCACAGCTCGCAGCGCGGCGAAGAGGGGCGCAACCTCAGCAACTACGCCAGCCCCCGCGCCGACCAGTTACTCGAGGCCGCCCGCCTCACGGCCGACCCCGACCAGCGCGCCGCGATCTACGGCGCCTTCATCGACTTGTTCCGGCAGGACGTGCCGGCCGTGATCCTCTTCTTCCCGCGCTACGTCTACGCCGTGCCGCAGTCGCTCGCGGGCGTTCACCTGAGCCTGCTGAGCAGCACCGCCGACCGCTTCGCCGACGTCGAGGAGTGGTCGCTGGCCGCGCGGCGCCGCTGATGCCGCCGGCCCGCCCGCTGATCAGCTTCCTCAGCGATTTCGGCCTGCTCGATCCATACGCAGGCACGGTAAAGGGTGTGATCCTCGGCATCTGCCCGAACTGCGCGATCGTTGACGTCACGCACGCGGTGACGCCACAGAACGTCTCGGAAGCGGTCTTCCTCGCGCGGCAGGCGTGGCCGTACTTTGCCGACGGCGCCGTGCATCTCGCGGTGGTCGATCCCGGCGTGGGCACCGAGCGTCCGGCCGTTGCTCTGCGCACGCCGCGGGGTTACGCGGTGGGGCCGGACAACGGTGTGCTCAGCGCCGCGCTGGACGGCGCGGTGAGCGGAGAGGAAGCCGGCGGCGTCGAACCGCGCCTTCTATCCGTACCCGGCGGCTGTGAGGCGCGGGAGCTTCGCTCCGATCGCGTGATCCGCGGCGGGCCGAGCGCGACCTTCCACGGGCGGGACATCTTCGGCCCGGCGGCCGCCTGGCTCGCCACCGGCTTCCCCTTCGCCGAGCTGGGGCCGAAGCTGGAGCGTGTGTGGTATTTGCCCGTGGCGCGGGCGCAGAGCACCGCCGCCGGCCCGCGTGGCGTCGTCGTGCACGTCGATCGCTTCGGCAACCTGATCACCTCGATCCGCGCCGCCGATCTGCCGTCGGGAGTGGCCGCCGTGGCGGCGGCGGGGCGGCGTCTGCCGCTGGTGCGCACCTACGGCGACCAGCGCGAGCTGTGTGCGCTGATCGGCAGCGGAGGCTATCTTGAGATCGCCCTGCCCAACGGCAGCGCCGCCGACGCACTCGCAGCCGGCGTCGGCCTGGAAGTGAGCGTGCCGGCGCCATGAACCCGCACGAGATCCGCACGATCTTCATGGGCTCGCCCGCCTTCGCCGTGCCGGCGCTGCGGGCGCTGGTCGAGGCCGGCTACCCGATCGTCGCGGTCTACGCGCAGCCCGACCGGCCCGCCGGCCGCGGCCGTGCCCTGGTGGCGCCCGAGGTGAAGCGGGTGGCGGCGGAGTACGGCCTGACGGTGCTGCAGCCGGAGCGGCTGCGCACCGCCGAGGCGCGCGAGCAGTTGCAGCAGCTGCGGCCCGACCTGATCGTCGTCGCCGCCTACGGCCAGATCCTGCGGCCGGCGGTGATCGCTCTGCCGCGCTTCGGCTGCCTCAACGTGCACGCTTCGCTTTTGCCGCGGCACCGCGGCGCTTCGGCCGTGGCGGCGGCGATCCTGGCGGGCGACGCCGAGAGCGGCGTCTCGATCATGCAGATCGATCCGGGCATGGACACCGGCCCCGTGCTCGGCCGGCGCAGCACGCCCGTGCTGGATGGCGACACCACCGGCACGCTGGCCGATCGTCTGAGCCGCATCGGCGCCGAGCTGCTGATCGAGACGCTGCCCGGCTGGATCGCCGGTCATTTGCGTGCCGTGCCGCAGGACGAGTCGCACGCGACGCTGGCGCCGCCGATCGCCAAGGAAGACGGCACGCTCGACTGGACGAAGCCGGCGCTCCGGCTCTGGCGCGAGGTGCGGGCCTACTATCCCTGGCCGGTGAGCAGCACGCGCCTGCGCGGCGAGCCGCTGCAGATCCTGGAGGCCTGGCCGCTGGGAGACACCGCGCCGGGCGCCACGCCGGGTACGGTGCTGACGTTGCCGGTGGACGCCGCGCTTAGCGATGAGCAGCGCGGGCAGGCGGCGTTCGCGGTGGCCACGGGCGCGGGCCTGCTGGCGCCGCTGCGCGTGCGCCGCGCCGGCCGCGGCGCCGCCTCGGCGGCGGAGTTCGCCCGCGGAGCGCGCGAGCTGCTCGGCAGCGTGCTTGGCTGAGCCGATTCAGCGCGCTTGCAGCGAAGCGAAGACCGGCTGATACACTCCGTTCGATGACAGCACGTGCGTTCTGGGACCTCACGCCGGCCGATCTGCGCGAGCGCCTTGCGGAGCTTGGCGAGCCGGCCTACCGCGCCGACCAGCTCTGCCGCTGGGTGTATCAACGCTTCGCCCGCGGCTACGAGGAGATGACGGACCTGCCCGCGCGCCTGCGCGGCCGGCTCGCGGTCGAGCTGCCGCTGGCGACGGCGCCGGTGCTCGCCGAGCAGTACTCGCGCGACGGCAGCACGCGCAAGGCGCTGCTGCAGCTCGACGCCGGCACGTCGGTCGAGTCGGTGCTGATGCAGTACGACCCGACAGAGCAGAGCCGCGCCCGCGCCACGGTTTGCGTCTCGACGCAGGCCGGCTGCGCGATGGGCTGCGTCTTCTGCGCCACGGGCCAGCAGGGCTTCCTGCGCAACCTGGCGACGAGAGAGATCGCACAGCAGGTGATGCACTTCGCCCGCGAGCTGCACAGCAGCGGCGAGCGCCTCAGCAACATCGTCTTCATGGGCATGGGCGAGCCGCTGGCGAACTACGCGGCGACCCTGCGAGCGGTGCGTATCCTCAGCGATCCACTGGCTTTCGCCCTCGGACAGCGCCGCATCACCGTCAGTACCGTCGGCCTGGTGCCGCAGATGCGCCGCCTCGCGGCCGAAGGGCTGCAGATCGGGCTGGCCGTTTCGCTGCACAGCCCGGACGACGCCCTGCGGCACGAGCTGGTGCCCACGGCGCGTACCTCGATCGCCGAGATCCTCGCCGCCGCTGACGAGTACACGGTCGGGACCGGCCGCCGCTACTCCGTCGAATACGCGCTGATCGACCGCACGAACGACAGCCTGGCGCTGGCAAAAGATCTCGCCGTCTTGCTGCGCGGCCGGCCGTGCCACGTCAACCTGATCCCGTTGAATCCCACGGCGAACGGCCGCATGCGGCGCCCCTCGCGCCAGCGTGTGCTCGCCTTCGAGCGGGTGTTGCGCGAGGGCGGCGCCAACGTCACCGTGCGTGTGGAGAAGGGCGTCGAGATCGCCGCGGCCTGCGGTCAACTGCGCGGCGAGCAGAGCGGCCGCCGCGCCGCCGTTTGACCGGTTGCCAACCGCCCGGATACCATGCCTCGCACGATGAGACGACGCGCCACACCCCTGCTCCTGTTGCTTGTTTTGATAACGAGCCTGGCCCTGGTCCGCAACGCGCCGGTCCTGGCGCAGGCGCCGGATGGCGGCGCCGCCGCGCACGTGATCGTCTACTGGGGCAACGTCAACGCGCCGTTCGACCCGAACAACCCGCTTGGCCTGGCGCCGGTGCTGATGTTCTCCAACCGCGCCGATATCGCCACCTTCACCCTGGAGCAGTACTTCAAAGGCCCGCCGCCGGAGATCGCTGCCGCCGGCTTCTTCCCCGACGTGGACACCGGCGCGATCAGCGACGGCAAGGTCTTCACGATCGCGCTGGATAACGGCGTGGCCACGGTGGACATCGTGCAGCCCATCAGCTTCTTCGGCGACCTTTCCCAGGGACGCATGGCCATGGCGATCACCTGGACGCTGACGCAGTTCAAGACGATCGACAGCGT is from Dehalococcoidia bacterium and encodes:
- the secG gene encoding preprotein translocase subunit SecG, whose protein sequence is MLLALSLFHTLNIAQLVVAIALSIVLVLQAKGSGFGAGLGGSTSVFRTRRGVEKTLFQLTIVLVIIFVGVSILSVRAAQ
- a CDS encoding peptide ABC transporter substrate-binding protein; this encodes MSASRRQAAISTWAWLKRFRRPGVWPLALLVAGLPLLLAGWTAAAAARSGSLPAEGGTLTEGVVGPAPRTINPLFSDSPSERDLAALVFSGLTRPGPDGNPQPDLAESWVVSTDATSFTFVLRRNVLWQDGKPVTAEDVLFTQQAFSAPGVKADPSMAEVWRRARVQVRDLYTVTFQFDASFSPFLAYSSAGILPSHILGGDTPQQLINDPFNQHPIGTGPFKLTALSAGGAKLRRNDAYYLAPPYLKGIALRFLPDGGSLLQALEQKRLDSGLLPPPLLPEDLDRLRASGKTLIGGLRPAYSLVYLNLNSAQFQDPVVRRALSMATDRNTLTQAIMDGQATPADAPLPPGTWAGADTSGTADVNGARALLQAAGWQPGPDGVLQQKGITLSFALQTTNDSQRTALANELAREWRAIGVEARVQTLAEGDLLQNVLLPHKYEAVLYGWDPGPDPDPFPAWHSSQRGEEGRNLSNYASPRADQLLEAARLTADPDQRAAIYGAFIDLFRQDVPAVILFFPRYVYAVPQSLAGVHLSLLSSTADRFADVEEWSLAARRR
- a CDS encoding SAM-dependent chlorinase/fluorinase; its protein translation is MPPARPLISFLSDFGLLDPYAGTVKGVILGICPNCAIVDVTHAVTPQNVSEAVFLARQAWPYFADGAVHLAVVDPGVGTERPAVALRTPRGYAVGPDNGVLSAALDGAVSGEEAGGVEPRLLSVPGGCEARELRSDRVIRGGPSATFHGRDIFGPAAAWLATGFPFAELGPKLERVWYLPVARAQSTAAGPRGVVVHVDRFGNLITSIRAADLPSGVAAVAAAGRRLPLVRTYGDQRELCALIGSGGYLEIALPNGSAADALAAGVGLEVSVPAP
- the fmt gene encoding methionyl-tRNA formyltransferase; translation: MNPHEIRTIFMGSPAFAVPALRALVEAGYPIVAVYAQPDRPAGRGRALVAPEVKRVAAEYGLTVLQPERLRTAEAREQLQQLRPDLIVVAAYGQILRPAVIALPRFGCLNVHASLLPRHRGASAVAAAILAGDAESGVSIMQIDPGMDTGPVLGRRSTPVLDGDTTGTLADRLSRIGAELLIETLPGWIAGHLRAVPQDESHATLAPPIAKEDGTLDWTKPALRLWREVRAYYPWPVSSTRLRGEPLQILEAWPLGDTAPGATPGTVLTLPVDAALSDEQRGQAAFAVATGAGLLAPLRVRRAGRGAASAAEFARGARELLGSVLG
- the rlmN gene encoding 23S rRNA (adenine(2503)-C(2))-methyltransferase RlmN: MTARAFWDLTPADLRERLAELGEPAYRADQLCRWVYQRFARGYEEMTDLPARLRGRLAVELPLATAPVLAEQYSRDGSTRKALLQLDAGTSVESVLMQYDPTEQSRARATVCVSTQAGCAMGCVFCATGQQGFLRNLATREIAQQVMHFARELHSSGERLSNIVFMGMGEPLANYAATLRAVRILSDPLAFALGQRRITVSTVGLVPQMRRLAAEGLQIGLAVSLHSPDDALRHELVPTARTSIAEILAAADEYTVGTGRRYSVEYALIDRTNDSLALAKDLAVLLRGRPCHVNLIPLNPTANGRMRRPSRQRVLAFERVLREGGANVTVRVEKGVEIAAACGQLRGEQSGRRAAV
- a CDS encoding GerMN domain-containing protein, translated to MITSLALVRNAPVLAQAPDGGAAAHVIVYWGNVNAPFDPNNPLGLAPVLMFSNRADIATFTLEQYFKGPPPEIAAAGFFPDVDTGAISDGKVFTIALDNGVATVDIVQPISFFGDLSQGRMAMAITWTLTQFKTIDSVTILLNGQPLDGLR